A single genomic interval of Anopheles marshallii chromosome 2, idAnoMarsDA_429_01, whole genome shotgun sequence harbors:
- the LOC128708609 gene encoding UTP--glucose-1-phosphate uridylyltransferase — protein sequence MLNIPNEKVRGHQRVPSDTKEFHEATKRDALMRLKKDLDHLLETVEDSRKTGVQKEMCGFEALYHRFLQEDGPSVEWDRIEKLPEGAVKDYSTLKLPQEAHIRDMLDKLVVVKLNGGLGTSMGCHGPKSVIPVRNDLTFLDLTVQQIEHLNKKYNANVPLVLMNSFNTDVDTEKVIRKYKGFQVQIYTFNQSCYPRISRDSLLPIAKDFDIENDIDAWYPPGHGDFYQSFQNSGLLRKFIEEGREYCFLSNIDNLGATVDIKILNRLIGDDQQGDKPIEFVMEVTDKTRADVKGGTLINYENKLRLLEIAQVPKEHVDDFKSVKTFKFFNTNNIWARLESIERVLNAKTMNMEIIVNNKTLDNGMRVIQLETAVGAAMKCFDGGIGINVPRSRFLPVKKTSDLLLVMSNLYSLKYGSLVMSPQRMFPTTPLVKLGDNHFSKVKEFLSRFANIPDLIELDHLTVSGDVTFGRGVSLRGTVIIIANHGDRIDIPAGAILENKIVSGNMRILDH from the exons GTGCGTGGCCACCAGCGTGTACCATCGGATACGAAAGAGTTCCACGAAGCGACGAAACGCGATGCCCTGATGCGCCTCAAGAAGGACCTGGACCATCTGCTGGAGACGGTTGAGGATTCGCGCAAAACGGGCGTACAAAAGGAAATGTGCGGTTTCGAGGCACTGTATCATCGGTTCCTGCAAGAGGATGGACCGTCGGTCGAGTGGGATCGTATCGAGAAGTTGCCGGAGGGTGCCGTGAAGGACTATTCGACACTGAAGTTGCCACAGGAAGCGCACATCCGGGACATGTTGGACAAGCTGGTCGTGGTGAAGCTGAACGGTGGTCTCGGCACATCGATGGGTTGCCATGGGCCGAAAAGTGTGATACCGGTGCGCAATGACTTAACCTTCCTCGACCTAACGGTGCAGCAGATCGAGCATTTGAACAAAAAGTACAACGCCAACGTGCCGCTGGTACTGATGAACTCGTTCAACACGGACGTTGACACGGAGAAGGTCATCCGCAAGTACAAAGGATTCCAGGTGCAGATCTACACATTTAACCAAAGCTGCTATCCACGTATTAGTCGAGACTCGCTGCTGCCCATTGCGAAGGATTTTGATATCGAGAATGATATCGATGC ATGGTACCCACCAGGTCACGGCGATTTCTACCAATCGTTCCAAAACTCGGGACTGTTGAGGAAGTTTATCGAGGAGGGTCGCGAGTACTGTTTCCTCTCCAACATCGACAATCTCGGTGCGACGGTGGACATAAAGATACTGAATCGTCTAATTGGTGACGACCAGCAGGGTGATAAACCGATCGAATTTGTGATGGAAGTGACGGATAAGACCCGGGCCGACGTGAAAGGTGGTACGCTAATTAACTACGAGAACAAACTGCGCCTGCTGGAAATTGCACAGGTGCCGAAAGAGCACGTCGATGACTTCAAGTCGGTGAAGACGTTCAAGTTCTTCAACACCAATAACATCTGGGCCCGgctcgaatcgatcgaacgGGTGCTGAATGCGAAGACGATGAACATGGAGATTATCGTCAATAATAAAACGCTGGACAATGGTATGCGCGTGATCCAGCTCGAGACGGCCGTCGGTGCGGCAATGAAGTGTTTCGATGGTGGCATCGGTATTAATGTGCCACGGTCGCGGTTCCTGCCGGTGAAGAAAACCTCCGACCTGCTGCTTGTAATGTCCAACCTGTACAGCTTGAAGTATGGTTCGCTGGTCATGTCTCCTCAGCGCATGTTCCCCACCACCCCGCTGGTGAAATTGGGCGACAATCATTTCAGCAAGGTGAAGGAGTTCCTCAGTCGCTTTGCCAATATTCCCGATTTGATCGAGCTGGATCATTTGACCGTGTCGGGGGATGTTACGTTTGGCCGAGGGGTTTCGTTGCGCGGCACGGTCATCATCATTGCCAATCATGGCGATCGTATCGATATTCCTGCTGGTGCAATCCTGGAGAACAAGATCGTTTCCGGCAATATGCGTATTCTGGACCACTAG